The DNA region AAGCCCGAAGCctttggattatattttttcttttacgttGAGTGGCCCTACTGTGAAAGAACTTGGAATTTCGGTCTCCCTGTGAAGTCCATAATACTTTAGATCTTTGGAACCACATCCATTGCTCCTTGTCCACCAAACttgcaatttcttttttcaactcCATCAGCCGACCAGTTCGCATGGCTTCCTTTTCAGCATTTATCAATTCTTTTCTTCTCTGTTTCAACATTGCTTGGACATTGCCGAATTGTCTCTGTTCCATATCAGCAACTCCTTCCCTTATTTTTCGATCTTGGGCACCGTTCTAGAGGTTGGATCATCACTTCCTCTAGCATCCCAGACCGCTTCAACAATCTCAGAACATCCCCAGTCTGACAGCCACATTTCATTGAATTTGAAGAGTTTCGGTGCACTGTGGAAATCAAGCCCCACTGTGTTGATCCATAAAGGGCAGTGGTCTGAAGAATTTGCAAAATGGTGATGAATTTTTGTACCTGCTAATCTCAATAGCCAATCATTAATAGCAAAAGCTCTATCAAGCCGCTCCCATATTGAGTGACCTATGGAGAAATGCTTCTGCCAAGTAAAACGATTGCCTGAAAATCCAAGATCAATAAAACCACATTCATCCACCACGTCCCTAAATAACTGCATTTGTGCTTGACTTCTGTTGCTACCTCCAAGTTTTTCTGAGCTcctaataatttcattaaagtcCCCGACACATAGCCAAGggagattaaatttttttctgaAGTTGTCGAAGCTTATTCCATAATTCATGTCGTTTGTGGGTAATTATCTCTCCATAGAAACCTGTGAAGCGCCATGCATCATCCTTTCCCTTATTAATAATGGAATCGATGTGGTTTTTTGAAAAGGTATCAACATGCACATCAATAGAATTTCTCCAATATAGAGCCAAACCGCCCTTTCTATTGTTTCTTTCCACAAAAAATAAGTTGTCAAATTCTATTTTGCGTTTGATCTCTTGTAGCCTAGCTTCATCCCCCCATGTTTCGGCTAAAAACACGACAGAGGGATCTTTAACTCGAATCATCACTTCAAGCTCCTTCCTTGTTCGCaggttcccaagcccacgacAGTTCCATACAATGATACTCATGGCAACTGGCGGGGCTGTTGAATAGCCTCTGCCATTGAAGTGTCATGCCCATCCACTCTTGAAACCAGGTGTTTTTTACAAGGTAACACGAGTTGGATTTCATCCTCATCCTCCCTTCCCCTGTCAGCTGTAATTCCTAACTTATCTCCATTATGGGCCGCATATATTGAAATTCCAGCTGTTGTATTTGATAGGCTATAATCATgggattcaaatttttttagagcTGTGTCAATCTCTTCAATATGGGATTCAAAATCTTTCAGGTGGACTGAAGGAATTTTAATAGGAATGTGATTTATTACCTGCGGATTTTGAGGTATATTCTCGCGTGAAATTTGCTTCGTAACGTCCAAATTTTCCTCTGTTTCCATTCTTGGGAAATTTCGAAAGTCAGCGCTCGGCTGTGGCTCGTTGGTGGACTGAGACTGGCCGTCGCTTCGTGTTTCCATCGGCGACTTCTTCTCGGATTTTGTTGGTTATGCAATGTCATCGCTCAGACCTCCAAGGCCGTCACCCATGCCTGGAACTGTCATAAATGCAGCTTTCCCGGGGTTGAACAGCAACGCTCTGAGCCATGCACCATATCCCTGAATTTCCTCTGATCCGGAGCCTTTACCCTTGAGccatttttcacattttttctcATCATGCGACACTAGACCGCACCAATAGCAGAAGTTGGGTAATTTTTCGTATTTGAAGGACACCCAGAGTTCATCATCTTCTCCTATATCAATTTTGCGGCCTCGACACAAAGGTTTTGAGATATCCACCTCCACCCTTACATGGACAAAATTATTCCTCACTAACTCTTTTGGATTTTTCGTTTCCGATACTTCTCCAAGGGATTCACCCAGTTCTATGGCTGTCTCGGAGTCCAGTAATCTCATCGGTAAGCCATGTATTTGCACCCAAATTTTGGTCTTTGTAAAGCGCAAATTTTTGGCTGGTGTCTTGTAATCATAATGCTGGAGTAAGACTAcaggtccgtttggatacagctgaaaactgaaaattgaaaatactgtagcaaaataatttttaaatgtgtgaatagtactgtaggacccatttttaataaaaagttattgaaaaGTGCGCGCACAGTACGTGCATAGTGTGCGCACAGTGGACTGTCCCTGAAACGtgcagcaaaaaagaaaaaaaaaaggaaaaaagaaaaagaaaaagaaggaaatgctGAACGCTGGATGCGTTCAGCGCAATCCAAACCAAGCCCAAGTGTTTATCAAAGGACCATGGCTGCTGCACTAAAACTCTTTCAGCTAAAGATTCTAGTTCAAATATAAAAAGCAGAACGTGGTCACCCGCCTCTCTGATTTTGAACTCATTGCGAGCCCTTCACAAGGGTTTGAATGTTCGTCCAACAGCTTCCACGTTAATGGCACGTTTAGTCAGGAACTTTGCTGCTAGTACATACTCCTtgctttttaagttttttgattTTGTCAGGCTGAGTTTGGTCTCTTCTTCAGCAGTCAGAGACAGTTTTTTCCATTCACTTAGAATATCTTCCATTGCAGGGACAGTAGTAAGagttcagagagagagagagagagaaggagagcgTTTCCCAGATTCCCAGAAGAAAAACCCCCCACAAAGCCCTACTGCAAACGTTGTTAGCAGAGGGAAGAAAATATCACTCCGAAGAAGATAACTAGGTTCTACTTACCACGGTCTCCAGAGAGAGCATCGTGGAAGAGAAAGAGGACCATTATCCAACTTATATGGGCTAAATTTCTAcaagaattataaaataataggACTACATTAGTCAGTATATCTGTATGTGACTGTCTGCCTGATGatgttttcttaaaatggtGTACAATGCGCCAGGATTTAAAATTCCAAGCAGCCAAAGAAGCGC from Castanea sativa cultivar Marrone di Chiusa Pesio chromosome 6, ASM4071231v1 includes:
- the LOC142639446 gene encoding uncharacterized protein LOC142639446; this encodes MNYGISFDNFRKKFNLPWLCVGDFNEIIRSSEKLGGSNRSQAQMQLFRDVVDECGFIDLGFSGNRFTWQKHFSIGHSIWERLDRAFAINDWLLRLAGTKIHHHFANSSDHCPLWINTVGLDFHSAPKLFKFNEMWLSDWGCSEIVEAVWDARGSDDPTSRTVPKIEK